A section of the Triticum dicoccoides isolate Atlit2015 ecotype Zavitan chromosome 7A, WEW_v2.0, whole genome shotgun sequence genome encodes:
- the LOC119329895 gene encoding legumin A-like, with the protein MAVDLTPRQPAKAYGGEGGAYYEWSPAELPMLGVASIGAAKLSLAAGGMSLPSYSDSAKVAYVLQGKGTCGIVLPEATKEKVVAVKEGDALALPFGVVTWWHNTPGSATELVILFLGDTSKGHRPGQFTNFQLTGASGIFTGFSTEFVGRAWDLKQNDAAKLVSSQPASGIVKLSAGQKLPEPVAEDRKDMALNCLEAKLDVDIPKGGRVVVLNTANLPLVKEVGLGADLVRIDAHSMCSPGFSCDSAYQVTYIVRGSGRVQVVGPDGKRVLETRIEGGSLFIVPRFHVVSKIADASGMEWFSIITTPNPIFSHLAGKTSVWKAISPEVLEASFNTTPEMEKLFRSKRLDSEIFFAPN; encoded by the exons ATGGCGGTGGATCTGACCCCGAGGCAGCCGGCGAAGGCGtacggcggcgagggcggcgcctACTACGAGTGGAGCCCAGCCGAGCTGCCCATGCTCGGTGTCGCCTCCATCGGCGCAGCCAAGCTCTCGCTCGCCGCCGGCGGCATGTCCCTCCCCAGCTACTCCGACTCCGCAAAGGTCGCCTACGTCCTCCAAG GCAAGGGAACCTGTGGCATCGTCCTGCCTGAGGCCACCAAGGAGAAGGTGGTCGCCGTCAAGGAGGGTGACGCTCTGGCGCTCCCGTTCGGCGTGGTCACCTGGTGGCACAACACCCCGGGGTCTGCGACGGAGCTCGTCATCCTCTTCCTTGGCGACACCTCCAAGGGCCACAGGCCCGGCCAGTTCACCAACTTCCAGCTCACGGGCGCCAGCGGCATCTTCACCGGCTTCTCCACAGAGTTCGTCGGCCGCGCCTGGGACCTCAAGCAGAATGACGCGGCCAAGCTCGTCTCCAGCCAGCCAGCCTCCGGCATCGTCAAGCTCTCAGCCGGGCAGAAGCTCCCCGAGCCTGTCGCAGAGGACCGCAAGGACATGGCGCTCAACTGCCTGGAGGCCAAGCTCGACGTGGACATCCCCAAGGGCGGCCGTGTGGTGGTGCTCAACACGGCCAACCTGCCGCTTGTTAAGGAGGTCGGGCTGGGGGCTGACCTGGTCAGGATCGACGCCCACTCCATGTGCTCCCCTGGATTCTCGTGCGATTCGGCGTACCAGGTCACGTATATCGTCCGTGGCAGCGGGCGCGTGCAGGTCGTCGGCCCGGACGGCAAGCGTGTGCTGGAGACCCGCATCGAGGGCGGCAGCCTCTTCATCGTGCCCCGCTTCCACGTTGTGTCCAAGATCGCTGATGCCTCTGGCATGGAGTGGttctccatcatcaccacccccaA CCCGATCTTCAGCCACCTGGCGGGGAAGACATCGGTGTGGAAGGCCATCTCGCCGGAGGTGCTGGAGGCGTCATTCAACACGACGCCGGAGATGGAGAAGCTCTTCCGGTCCAAGAGGCTCGACTCCGAGATCTTCTTCGCCCCCAACTAG